A single genomic interval of Cucumis sativus cultivar 9930 chromosome 5, Cucumber_9930_V3, whole genome shotgun sequence harbors:
- the LOC101216006 gene encoding transcription termination factor MTERF4, chloroplastic: MIRGHAGVAKPNFSLMLFEMSTLECHNFKFTATRTFQMPYNHEKRKGLITQLQYSHGDRRTVFKSLHSTISSKSYSSKVDRKEGSIGSSLYSRPSLVEMKNVRLENRSKVYEFLRGIGVVPDELDGLELPVTVDVMKERVDFLLKLGLTIEDINNYPLILGCSVKKNMIPVLDYLGKLGVRKSTFTEFLKRYPQVLHSSVVVDLAPVIKYLQGMDIKPNDIPRVLERYPEVLGFKLEGTMSTSVAYLVGIGVTRREIGGVLTKYPEILGMRVARVIKPFVEYLEGLGIPRLAVARLIEKRPHILGFGLEKKVKPNIQLLLEFKVREAYLPSIVAQYAEIIGIDLEANLQTQRNLLKSLIELDNDNFGTIIEKMPQVVSLSRSAVINHVDFLKTCGFSLLQVKNMVIGCPQLLALNIDIMKHSFEFFQMEMGRPLEDLATFPAFFTYGLESTIKPRHRKVVQKGISCSLSWLLNCADEKFMERMSYDTIDMEEMETTPTFDMNSLIQPRNDESDSEYEEDSEEES; the protein is encoded by the coding sequence ATGATCAGAGGCCATGCCGGTGTTGCGAAACCTAATTTTTCCTTAATGTTGTTTGAGATGTCTACTCTTGAATGTCACAACTTCAAATTCACTGCCACACGAACATTTCAAATGCCTTATAATCATGAGAAAAGGAAGGGTTTGATTACACAGCTACAATATTCTCATGGTGATAGGAGAACAGTCTTCAAATCTCTGCATTCAACTATTTCATCAAAGTCTTACAGCTCTAAAGTGGATAGAAAAGAAGGTAGTATTGGTTCATCATTATATAGTCGCCCTAGTTTAGTCGAGATGAAGAATGTGAGGCTTGAAAACCGTTCAAAGGTTTATGAGTTCTTGCGTGGAATTGGTGTTGTTCCTGATGAACTTGATGGACTGGAGCTTCCTGTAACAGTTGATGTTATGAAGGAACGTGTcgattttcttctcaaattgGGACTTACAATTGAAGATATAAATAACTACCCTCTTATCCTTGGCTGCAgtgttaagaaaaatatgatacCGGTACTTGATTACCTTGGTAAATTAGGCGTTAGGAAATCTACTTTCACTGAGTTCTTAAAAAGGTATCCGCAAGTACTCCATTCCAGCGTTGTTGTCGACCTTGCTCCAGTTATCAAGTATCTTCAAGGCATGGATATTAAGCCAAATGATATCCCTCGTGTTCTCGAGAGATATCCAGAAGTATTGGGGTTTAAGCTTGAGGGAACCATGAGTACTTCGGTGGCGTATTTGGTAGGCATTGGAGTTACAAGAAGAGAAATTGGAGGGGTTTTAACCAAATACCCTGAGATTTTGGGAATGCGGGTTGCTCGAGTAATCAAGCCTTTTGTCGAGTATCTTGAAGGTTTGGGCATTCCAAGGTTAGCAGTGGCTAGGTTAATAGAGAAACGACCACACATTCTGGGGTTTggattggaaaaaaaagtcaagCCCAATATTCAATTGCTATTGGAGTTCAAAGTAAGAGAAGCGTACCTTCCTTCTATAGTAGCACAATATGCTGAGATAATAGGAATAGACCTAGAAGCTAATCTTCAAACTCAGAGAAATTTGCTAAAGTCATTAATTGAATTGGACAATGATAACTTCGGCACTATCATCGAAAAGATGCCACAAGTCGTTAGCCTCAGCCGTTCAGCTGTGATAAACCATGTAGATTTCCTAAAAACTTGTGGTTTTTCCTTGCTTCAAGTAAAGAACATGGTTATAGGATGTCCCCAATTGCTTGCTTTGAATATTGACATAATGAAACACAGCTTTGAGTTCTTCCAAATGGAAATGGGAAGGCCTTTAGAAGACTTAGCCACTTTTCCTGCATTCTTTACTTATGGTTTAGAATCCACAATAAAGCCCAGACATAGGAAAGTTGTACAGAAGGGAATTAGTTGTTCACTTTCATGGCTTCTCAATTGTGCTGATGAAAAGTTTATGGAAAGGATGAGTTATGATACCATAGATATGGAGGAGATGGAAACTACGCCAACATTCGATATGAATTCTCTTATACAACCTCGAAATGATGAATCGGATTCTGAGTATGAAGAGGATAGTGAGGAGGAGTCTTGA